In Paenibacillus sp. G2S3, a single window of DNA contains:
- a CDS encoding histidine phosphatase family protein has translation MLIGLIRHGLTDWNAIGKIQGQSDIPLNDEGRMQAAMLADRLLQEPYRWDYCITSNLSRAAETGKIIADKLNLPLLDPDHRIRERAYGQVEGLTAAEREEKWGKDWGQLSLGQETDEQLQARALAFMEDISALHPNKNILVISHGGFLAQLYTALYKDKYSERIGNLSLTILEKKEREWNPILYNCTRHILQNQR, from the coding sequence ATGCTAATCGGCTTGATACGCCATGGATTGACGGACTGGAACGCAATTGGAAAGATACAGGGGCAAAGTGATATTCCGCTTAATGATGAAGGACGGATGCAAGCTGCTATGCTTGCTGACCGCTTATTACAAGAACCGTATCGCTGGGACTACTGCATTACAAGTAACCTTTCCCGGGCAGCAGAGACAGGCAAGATTATCGCTGACAAATTAAATTTACCGTTGCTCGATCCTGATCATCGTATCCGAGAACGTGCTTACGGGCAGGTAGAAGGGCTTACTGCTGCTGAGCGTGAAGAGAAGTGGGGGAAAGATTGGGGTCAGCTTTCACTTGGTCAAGAAACCGACGAACAGCTACAAGCTCGTGCACTTGCCTTTATGGAAGACATTTCTGCGCTGCATCCCAATAAGAATATACTTGTCATATCTCATGGAGGATTCCTCGCTCAACTGTACACAGCACTTTACAAGGATAAGTATTCTGAACGAATTGGAAATTTATCACTAACCATTTTGGAAAAGAAAGAGCGGGAATGGAACCCTATTTTATACAATTGTACTCGTCATATCCTGCAAAATCAGCGTTAA
- a CDS encoding anti-sigma factor — translation MNCREAQECIPLLWDAPPTHPRRILLEQHIETCPYCAAEWSLWQESSQLMHDLKEEISEERAEVINVKVMERIYLESPWLMPGDGKSAGTSAIVRHRLSLWIACFLAVFLSSVLYFTMFRTPADITAAQSGIVETGVAGSMEWTSTYPILGSEGGIIEPLVVNMGPTHPQYWMMLSMLGVGFAVFSLTRLNRYRRS, via the coding sequence ATGAATTGCAGGGAAGCGCAAGAATGTATTCCGCTCTTGTGGGACGCTCCCCCCACACATCCTAGGCGGATTTTGCTTGAACAACATATTGAAACTTGTCCTTACTGCGCCGCTGAATGGTCTCTGTGGCAAGAGAGCAGTCAGCTTATGCACGATTTGAAAGAAGAGATCAGTGAAGAACGTGCGGAAGTTATAAATGTTAAAGTAATGGAGCGGATTTATCTAGAGAGTCCTTGGTTGATGCCAGGGGATGGGAAATCCGCGGGGACATCTGCCATTGTTCGCCATAGGCTTAGTCTTTGGATCGCTTGCTTCCTGGCGGTATTTTTGTCCAGTGTTCTTTACTTTACTATGTTTAGAACACCTGCTGATATCACTGCTGCTCAAAGTGGAATTGTTGAGACTGGCGTTGCTGGTTCTATGGAATGGACATCCACGTATCCCATTTTAGGCTCTGAGGGTGGGATCATTGAACCGCTTGTAGTGAATATGGGACCTACTCATCCTCAATATTGGATGATGTTATCCATGCTTGGTGTGGGTTTTGCAGTGTTTTCATTAACCCGGCTGAATCGATATCGCAGATCATAA
- a CDS encoding sigma-70 family RNA polymerase sigma factor, whose translation MTDSQLIQEIKQGNTELYSELMRRYQRKILAFVYHMLRNSQMELIAEDLCSETFYKAFRSLHSFREVDASFSTWLYTIARNTVLSELRKNRAGNVSLEESGYTPVAPFEVAPEQAALRKERMNLVREAINNLPEKQRSALILREYDQMDYQEIAEILDQSVSSVKSLLFRARSSVKLQLESYFNEPEVEEQVERV comes from the coding sequence ATGACGGATTCCCAGTTGATCCAGGAAATCAAACAAGGTAACACAGAATTATATTCAGAATTAATGCGTCGTTATCAACGAAAAATATTGGCATTTGTATATCATATGCTTAGAAACTCACAAATGGAGCTAATTGCAGAGGACCTTTGTTCGGAGACTTTCTACAAGGCATTCCGTAGCTTGCATTCCTTTCGAGAGGTAGATGCTTCCTTTTCAACGTGGTTGTACACTATTGCTCGTAATACTGTGCTAAGTGAGCTTCGTAAGAATCGTGCCGGTAATGTATCCCTAGAAGAGAGTGGATATACTCCCGTTGCACCGTTTGAAGTAGCACCTGAGCAGGCTGCATTGCGTAAAGAACGGATGAACTTGGTCCGTGAGGCAATTAATAATCTTCCGGAGAAACAACGCTCTGCACTAATCCTGCGTGAATATGATCAGATGGATTATCAAGAAATTGCAGAAATTTTGGATCAGAGTGTAAGCTCCGTGAAATCATTGTTGTTTCGTGCCAGAAGTAGTGTGAAGCTTCAACTCGAATCCTATTTCAATGAGCCTGAAGTTGAAGAGCAGGTTGAGAGGGTGTAA
- a CDS encoding XRE family transcriptional regulator, producing the protein MNDIDESKQLVLQIGGALKKYRKEKNMNLDDLAELTGVSKLTLGNIERGETNPTLAIIWKISKGLSLPLLALFKSEDPVSLYRAGEGLRFSNDQKNWIIEPVFKNVSNDIEMCRAYLQPNSSYHPEGHHVNTTEIATVMTGSIEIQVNGEMYTLNQYDTISFRADRPHSYTNHTNSETVLHISLKYGF; encoded by the coding sequence ATGAATGACATTGATGAATCAAAACAACTTGTACTACAAATCGGCGGTGCCTTGAAAAAGTACAGAAAAGAAAAAAACATGAACTTAGATGACTTAGCGGAATTAACAGGTGTAAGTAAACTTACTCTGGGGAATATCGAACGCGGCGAGACAAATCCAACTTTGGCGATTATATGGAAAATTTCAAAAGGCCTATCTTTACCCCTACTAGCTTTGTTCAAATCTGAAGACCCTGTTAGTTTGTATCGAGCAGGCGAAGGTCTTCGGTTTTCTAATGATCAAAAGAATTGGATCATTGAACCCGTCTTTAAAAACGTAAGCAACGATATTGAAATGTGTCGAGCTTACTTACAGCCAAATAGTTCGTATCACCCTGAAGGTCATCATGTGAATACAACTGAAATTGCGACAGTAATGACTGGTTCCATTGAAATTCAAGTCAATGGTGAGATGTACACATTGAATCAATATGATACGATCAGTTTTCGTGCAGATCGCCCTCACTCTTATACCAATCATACGAATAGCGAAACAGTGCTCCATATCTCCTTAAAATATGGTTTCTAA
- a CDS encoding MFS transporter, whose amino-acid sequence MPNKKILPSSLGLLILGIIIIAANLRAPLTSVGPLVGLIREDVHISNTLAGLITTVPLLTFALLSPLVPKLGRRYGVELLILFALIFLTVGIVIRSLAGAANLYIGTAILGFAIAVCNVLMPSLIKRDFPNKIGAMTGIFGISMSLSGAIASGISVPLAVNVGLKWQGALGIWGILSFVSILCWSPQLRKHTKRTTSTSQQMACNDVNVWRSPLAWQVTLFMGMQSMIFYVLIAWLPEILKQQGIDSSQSGWYLSIMQLALLPFTFIVPVIAGRMSSQRSLVVITTILLLTGTLGLLYGSSNIILLWIIILGIGGGCAFSLSMMFFGLRTKNAHQAAELSGMAQSIGYLLAAIGPALIGYLHDATNSWNLPLFILLGASAFLFLVGIGAARNRFVDSQNSYGEINSS is encoded by the coding sequence ATGCCGAACAAGAAAATATTACCATCATCTCTAGGGCTGCTAATACTCGGCATTATTATTATTGCCGCAAATTTACGTGCTCCCTTAACCTCGGTCGGTCCTTTAGTGGGTCTCATAAGGGAAGACGTTCATATCTCCAATACTTTAGCAGGCCTGATAACAACGGTACCGTTACTTACCTTTGCTTTATTATCGCCTCTAGTACCAAAACTAGGACGCAGGTATGGAGTAGAACTTTTAATTTTGTTTGCCCTGATCTTTTTGACTGTTGGTATTGTAATACGTTCTTTAGCTGGCGCTGCAAATCTGTATATTGGAACTGCAATTCTTGGATTTGCAATTGCCGTTTGTAATGTATTAATGCCAAGTTTAATCAAACGTGATTTCCCTAATAAAATAGGTGCCATGACTGGTATCTTTGGAATTTCAATGAGTTTATCTGGAGCGATCGCATCGGGAATTAGTGTACCGCTAGCCGTTAACGTAGGTTTAAAATGGCAGGGAGCGTTGGGAATATGGGGGATCTTAAGCTTTGTATCGATCCTCTGCTGGTCGCCTCAATTAAGGAAGCATACGAAGCGAACAACCTCGACGAGTCAACAGATGGCCTGCAATGATGTAAATGTTTGGCGTTCCCCTCTCGCCTGGCAAGTAACCTTGTTTATGGGTATGCAGTCCATGATTTTCTATGTGCTGATCGCATGGTTGCCTGAAATTTTAAAGCAGCAAGGCATTGACTCAAGCCAATCAGGATGGTACCTCTCAATAATGCAGTTAGCGCTGCTTCCATTTACCTTTATTGTCCCCGTTATTGCTGGGCGAATGTCAAGTCAACGTTCGTTAGTGGTCATCACAACCATTTTGCTTTTGACGGGAACGCTCGGACTGCTTTACGGAAGCTCCAATATCATTCTGTTGTGGATCATCATACTCGGAATTGGTGGAGGCTGCGCCTTTAGCTTATCCATGATGTTTTTCGGTTTACGTACTAAAAATGCGCATCAAGCGGCGGAACTGTCTGGTATGGCGCAATCGATCGGATATCTGCTTGCCGCAATCGGTCCTGCCCTTATAGGATATCTGCATGATGCGACAAATAGTTGGAACCTGCCACTTTTCATTCTGCTTGGAGCTTCGGCCTTTCTCTTTTTAGTTGGTATAGGAGCAGCAAGAAATCGTTTTGTAGATAGCCAAAATAGTTACGGCGAAATAAACTCAAGTTAA
- a CDS encoding prephenate dehydrogenase, whose amino-acid sequence MTTKIAIFGVGLIGGSLALCFKGKEGLTVVGHAHRPESASKYISRGVVDHATLSVEEAALDADFIFLCVPVGMLEDYLQQLSNLPLKPGCIITDVGSTKASIAACAVSLDIPGVHFIGGHPMAGSERSGVEAASSLLFENAYYVLTPPPGVPNEPYQALESLLQHTRAQIVRLDPERHDEIVGAISHLPHIIAVALVNQIRAYDDTDSLYSTLAAGGFRDITRIASSDPIIWRDILLNNRSVMLRLLKDWNEEVSSFVRLLESEDGVGIEEAFQEANGFRSQLPERRKGMIAPLFDLHIDVPDHPGIIGRIATELGDQGINLSNVQIIESREDVPGIMRLSFRQENDMERAKVLLQEHDYTVYV is encoded by the coding sequence ATGACGACAAAAATAGCTATATTCGGTGTCGGTCTGATCGGAGGCTCACTGGCCCTTTGCTTTAAAGGCAAGGAGGGCCTGACCGTCGTAGGACATGCCCACCGTCCTGAATCCGCGAGTAAATATATAAGCAGAGGTGTGGTAGATCATGCCACGCTTTCTGTTGAAGAAGCGGCACTTGATGCTGATTTCATTTTTTTATGTGTACCGGTAGGGATGTTAGAGGATTATCTGCAGCAATTAAGCAATTTGCCTCTAAAACCCGGCTGCATTATTACAGATGTAGGAAGCACGAAAGCTAGTATTGCCGCATGTGCGGTCTCCTTAGATATTCCTGGAGTACATTTTATCGGCGGACACCCAATGGCAGGATCAGAGCGCTCAGGTGTTGAGGCAGCTTCATCACTGCTATTTGAGAATGCCTATTATGTGTTGACGCCTCCTCCTGGAGTGCCAAACGAGCCTTATCAAGCACTGGAGTCTTTACTACAACACACCAGAGCGCAGATTGTACGCCTTGATCCAGAACGTCATGATGAGATTGTAGGCGCCATTAGTCATTTACCGCATATTATTGCTGTTGCTTTGGTAAATCAGATTCGTGCCTATGACGATACCGACTCCTTATATAGCACTTTAGCGGCAGGGGGCTTTCGGGATATCACTCGGATTGCGTCCAGCGATCCTATAATTTGGCGAGACATTTTGCTGAACAATCGTTCCGTAATGCTTCGTTTATTGAAGGATTGGAATGAGGAAGTTTCATCTTTTGTTCGTCTACTGGAAAGTGAAGATGGCGTAGGGATTGAAGAGGCCTTTCAAGAAGCAAATGGCTTCCGCAGTCAGTTACCTGAACGGCGTAAAGGTATGATAGCGCCTTTATTTGACCTACATATTGATGTACCGGATCATCCGGGGATTATCGGTCGTATTGCTACTGAGCTGGGGGACCAAGGGATTAACCTTAGCAACGTACAAATCATCGAGAGCCGTGAAGATGTGCCTGGTATTATGCGCCTATCTTTCCGACAGGAGAACGATATGGAACGAGCGAAAGTGCTCCTGCAGGAGCACGATTATACCGTATATGTGTAG